In Rutidosis leptorrhynchoides isolate AG116_Rl617_1_P2 chromosome 2, CSIRO_AGI_Rlap_v1, whole genome shotgun sequence, one genomic interval encodes:
- the LOC139892139 gene encoding uncharacterized protein yields MLDWIGSSIYNSYSASWVVDMRMNLVGTSDANTNTDNPNGCIPFCKLVDLRCYDAGTYFVTTKIGSPNGGCMEFESNKVLIWNLNNFSPTTLNISGTMSLKIA; encoded by the exons ATGCTTGACTGGATCGGCTCTTCAATCTATAATTCCTATTCTGCTTCATG GGTTGTTGATATGCGCATGAACTTGGTGGGGACATCTGATGCAAACACTAATACTGATAATCCTAATGGTTGCATTCCTTTTTGTAAATTGGTTGACTTAAG GTGTTATGATGCTGGAACATATTTTGTGACCACTAAGATCGGTAGTCCTAATGGTGGATGTATGGAATTTGAATCCAACAAGGTGCTTATTTGGAATCTTAATAACTTTTCGCCTACCACTTTGAACATATCAGGCACAATGTCTTTGAAAATTGCTTAA